AACAATGCCTTCGTAGTAGAGCTGAATAACCATTATGCCTGAGAAAAGCAGTAAAGATACCCTAACACACCCTGGCCAGTTGTTGGTACGCGATTATCTAAAACCTCTCGGTATCAGTCAGAATAAACTAGCCAAAGCAATGGCAGTGCCGGCAGGGAGAATCA
The sequence above is a segment of the Bacteroidota bacterium genome. Coding sequences within it:
- a CDS encoding HigA family addiction module antitoxin encodes the protein MPEKSSKDTLTHPGQLLVRDYLKPLGISQNKLAKAMAVPAGRISEIINGKRAISAETSLRLGKALGMSEKFWFNLQADYD